In a single window of the Gossypium hirsutum isolate 1008001.06 chromosome A13, Gossypium_hirsutum_v2.1, whole genome shotgun sequence genome:
- the LOC107929619 gene encoding guanylyl cyclase 1 isoform X2 translates to MWPLYFLSNKILKTDEEDDEEKGGDRVNMVARCYPFELPSDNQNGHETALPRSHFVQVPHINQLFYWDCGLACVLMALSTVGINGYSIQNLAELCCTTSIWTVDLAYLLQKFSVRFSYYTVTFGANPNYSGETYYKEHLPSDLVRVDKLFQKAVEAGINILCRSISKEEISRWILSGKYIAIALVDLYKLSRSWVGDVLIPGFHGNDVGYTGHYVVLCGYDAEADEFEIRDPASSRKQDRISSKSLEEARKSFGTDEDLLLISVGESRKQNYPII, encoded by the exons ATGTGGCCTTTATATTTTCTGTCAAACAAGATTCTGAAAACAGATGAAGAAGACGATGAAGAAAAAGGTGGGGATCGTGTGAATATGGTGGCTAGATGCTACCCTTTTGAGCTGCCATCTGATAATCAAAATGGCCACGAGACCGCATTGCCTCGATCACATTTTGTTCAA GTTCCACATATTAACCAGCTGTTCTATTGGGACTGTGGACTTGCTTGTGTTTTGATGGCTTTGTCTACTGTTGGCATTAATGGTTATAGTATTCAGAACTTGGCCGAGCTTTGCTGCACGACTAG CATTTGGACCGTTGATCTTGCTTATTTACTGCAAAAGTTTTCCGTTAGGTTTTCCTATTACACTGTAACATTTGGAGCTAACCCGAACTACTCTGGGGAGACATATTACAAG GAACATCTGCCTAGTGATCTAGTTCGAGTAGATAAGCTATTCCAAAAAGCAGTGGAAGCAGGGATCAATATACTG TGCAGGTCAATCAGCAAAGAAGAAATCTCTCGTTGGATTTTGTCAGGGAAGTATATTGCGATTGCTTTGGTTGATCTGTACAAATTGAG TCGATCTTGGGTTGGAGATGTTCTCATCCCTGGATTTCATGGCAATGATGTAGGATACACAG GTCATTATGTCGTGCTATGCGGTTATGATGCTGAAGCGGATGAATTTGAGATTAGAGATCCTGCAAGTTCTAG GAAACAAGACAGGATCTCATCAAAGTCCCTCGAAGAAGCACGCAAGTCCTTTGGTACTGACGAGGATCTTCTTCTG
- the LOC107929594 gene encoding uncharacterized protein isoform X2 yields MQVFTRVGGMSAVYKQPTCKDDRLKALQALISCPTNSIRTEVPPPDILEAQKTFPIPIDEKKLPGVYHCGYHSSKSYGASSYLIIHPDGNILIDSPKFTERLARKIEELGGVCYMFLTHKDDVADHGKWSKRFCCDRILHSGDVEACTADVETKLDGNGPWRLGQDIMLIHTPGHTEGSVCLFYMPLKILFTGDHLLMRESGLDIVEMYNRYSVGTQLDSVKKLLDLDFNWIMPGHGRRIEFKDIEEKNAILEAFVEEKAIEHPTFSALTRPLCDLYSTYSSPSSCNDKRNSGYIDVVVVLNAVGLLYWSKLLMLLFLCIIIDSMV; encoded by the exons ATG CAAGTCTTCACACGAGTCGGTGGGATGTCTGCAGTTTACAAACAGCCGACCTGCAAGGATGATCGATTAAAAGCTCTCCAG GCCTTGATTTCATGTCCAACAAACTCGATCCGTACAGAAGTGCCTCCTCCTGATATCCTAGAAGCTCAGAAGACATTTCCGATCCCAATAGATGAGAAGAAACTTCCA GGTGTTTATCACTGTGGGTATCATTCTTCTAAGTCATATGGAGCTTCTTCCTACTTGATCATTCATCCTGATGGAAATATACTTATAGATAG CCCCAAATTCACAGAGAGACTTGCACGTAAGATCGAGGAGCTAGGGGGAGTATGCTATATGTTTCTAACCCACAA GGATGATGTTGCAGATCATGGGAAGTGGTCAAAGCGGTTTTGTTGCGATCGGATTCTCCATTCTGGAGAT GTAGAAGCATGTACAGCTGATGTAGAAACGAAGCTAGACGGCAATGGCCCGTGGAGACTTGGACAAGATATTATGCTCATACATACTCCTGGCCATACAGAA GGTTCTGTTTGCTTGTTTTATATGCCACTTAAGATTCTATTCACTGGTGACCATCTACTGATGAGAGAATCCGGGTTGGACATAGTAGAGATGTACAATAGATATTCAG TTGGTACGCAACTGGATAGCGTTAAAAAGTTGTTAGATTTGGATTTCAATTGGATAATGCCAG GCCATGGTAGGAGAATTGAGTTCAAAGATATTGAGGAGAAGAATGCAATTCTTGAAGCTTTTGTTGAGGAAAA GGCTATTGAGCACCCAACTTTTTCAGCACTTACAAGACCATTGTGTGATCTGTATTCAACTTATTCCTCCCCTTCTAGTTGCAACGATAAAAGAAACTCAGGGTATATAGATGTTGTTGTAGTTCTGAATGCCGTGGGTCTTCTTTACTGGAGTAAATTGTTAATGCTTTTATTCCTTTGCATTATAATTGATTCCATGGTTTAG
- the LOC107929607 gene encoding 2-alkenal reductase (NADP(+)-dependent), giving the protein MATVENRQVVLERYIEGVPKVTDMAMKIGKKELKAPKGSGAFLVKNLYLSCDPYMRGRMRDFHGSYIPTFVPSQPIEGFGVGKVLDSDNPDFKPGDFISGITGWEEYSLIHNTSQLRKIQPDDAIPLSYHLGLLGMPGFTAYVGFYEICSPKKGEYVFVSAASGAVGQLVGQLAKLHGCYVVGSAGSRQKVDLLKNKLGFDEAFNYKEEADLDAALKRYFPEGIDIYFDNVGGEILDAALLNMRIHGRIAVCGMVSLHSFSDPKGIHNLYCVVPKRIKMQGFLQSDYLDKFPEFLEHVTKNFKEGKIVYIEDMNDGLESGPAAFVGLFSGQNIGKQVICLARD; this is encoded by the exons ATGGCGACAGTAGAGAACAGGCAAGTGGTGCTTGAAAGGTACATAGAAGGAGTACCCAAGGTAACAGATATGGCAATGAAGATTGGGAAAAAAGAGTTGAAGGCTCCCAAAGGCTCGGGGGCTTTTCTAGTCAAGAATCTCTATCTCTCTTGTGATCCTTACATGagaggtcgcatgcgtgattttCATGGTTCTTATATCCCAACTTTTGTTCCTTCTCAG CCTATTGAAGGATTTGGAGTGGGAAAAGTGTTGGATTCTGATAACCCTGATTTCAAACCAGGAGACTTCATTTCCGGAATCACTGGATGGGAAGAGTACAGCTTGATTCACAACACTTCACAGTTGAGAAAGATTCAACCAGATGATGCTATCCCTCTCTCTTACCACTTGGGACTTCTTG GTATGCCAGGGTTTACTGCTTATGTAGGATTTTATGAAATCTGTAGCCCAAAGAAAGGAGAATATGTTTTTGTATCTGCAGCTTCAGGAGCTGTTGGTCAGCTTGTTGGACAACTTGCCAAGTTACATGGCTGCTATGTAGTTGGAAGTGCTGGAAGTAGGCAAAAG GTTGATCTTCTTAAGAACAAGCTTGGGTTTGATGAAGCCTTTAACTACAAAGAGGAGGCAGACCTAGACGCTGCTTTGAAAAG GTACTTCCCAGAAGGCATCGATATCTACTTTGACAACGTGGGCGGGGAGATTCTGGATGCAGCTTTGCTCAACATGCGGATTCATGGTCGTATAGCTGTTTGCGGAATGGTGTCGCTACATAGTTTCTCCGATCCGAAAGGGATCCACAATTTGTATTGTGTTGTACCAAAGCGCATCAAGATGCAAGGATTCTTGCAAAGCGACTACTTAGATAAATTCCCTGAGTTTTTAGAACATGTCACTAAGAACTTCAAAGAGGGGAAGATTGTGTACATTGAAGACATGAATGACGGTTTAGAGAGTGGTCCAGCTGCTTTTGTTGGACTATTTTCAGGCCAAAATATTGGCAAGCAGGTCATATGTTTAGCCAGAGACTGA
- the LOC107929619 gene encoding guanylyl cyclase 1 isoform X1: protein MWPLYFLSNKILKTDEEDDEEKGGDRVNMVARCYPFELPSDNQNGHETALPRSHFVQVPHINQLFYWDCGLACVLMALSTVGINGYSIQNLAELCCTTSIWTVDLAYLLQKFSVRFSYYTVTFGANPNYSGETYYKEHLPSDLVRVDKLFQKAVEAGINILCRSISKEEISRWILSGKYIAIALVDLYKLSRSWVGDVLIPGFHGNDVGYTGHYVVLCGYDAEADEFEIRDPASSRSINLGNNMCRKQDRISSKSLEEARKSFGTDEDLLLISVGESRKQNYPII, encoded by the exons ATGTGGCCTTTATATTTTCTGTCAAACAAGATTCTGAAAACAGATGAAGAAGACGATGAAGAAAAAGGTGGGGATCGTGTGAATATGGTGGCTAGATGCTACCCTTTTGAGCTGCCATCTGATAATCAAAATGGCCACGAGACCGCATTGCCTCGATCACATTTTGTTCAA GTTCCACATATTAACCAGCTGTTCTATTGGGACTGTGGACTTGCTTGTGTTTTGATGGCTTTGTCTACTGTTGGCATTAATGGTTATAGTATTCAGAACTTGGCCGAGCTTTGCTGCACGACTAG CATTTGGACCGTTGATCTTGCTTATTTACTGCAAAAGTTTTCCGTTAGGTTTTCCTATTACACTGTAACATTTGGAGCTAACCCGAACTACTCTGGGGAGACATATTACAAG GAACATCTGCCTAGTGATCTAGTTCGAGTAGATAAGCTATTCCAAAAAGCAGTGGAAGCAGGGATCAATATACTG TGCAGGTCAATCAGCAAAGAAGAAATCTCTCGTTGGATTTTGTCAGGGAAGTATATTGCGATTGCTTTGGTTGATCTGTACAAATTGAG TCGATCTTGGGTTGGAGATGTTCTCATCCCTGGATTTCATGGCAATGATGTAGGATACACAG GTCATTATGTCGTGCTATGCGGTTATGATGCTGAAGCGGATGAATTTGAGATTAGAGATCCTGCAAGTTCTAG AAGCATAAACTTGGGAAACAATATGTGCAGGAAACAAGACAGGATCTCATCAAAGTCCCTCGAAGAAGCACGCAAGTCCTTTGGTACTGACGAGGATCTTCTTCTG
- the LOC107929594 gene encoding uncharacterized protein isoform X1, giving the protein MAMSTKAINLASFSSVFPSSLDKLNKPSKGVQNSFWVPRIPLVKAVQSPAESDTGRWAKQRRPQNADGDFFVDHSCIDCDTFRWMAPQVFTRVGGMSAVYKQPTCKDDRLKALQALISCPTNSIRTEVPPPDILEAQKTFPIPIDEKKLPGVYHCGYHSSKSYGASSYLIIHPDGNILIDSPKFTERLARKIEELGGVCYMFLTHKDDVADHGKWSKRFCCDRILHSGDVEACTADVETKLDGNGPWRLGQDIMLIHTPGHTEGSVCLFYMPLKILFTGDHLLMRESGLDIVEMYNRYSVGTQLDSVKKLLDLDFNWIMPGHGRRIEFKDIEEKNAILEAFVEEKAIEHPTFSALTRPLCDLYSTYSSPSSCNDKRNSGYIDVVVVLNAVGLLYWSKLLMLLFLCIIIDSMV; this is encoded by the exons ATGGCTATGTCAACCAAAGCTATCAATCTAGCTAGTTTTAGCTCAGTTTTTCCTTCTTCACTTGATAAGCTAAACAAGCCATCAAAGGGTGTCCAAAATAGTTTCTGGGTACCAAGAATTCCACTGGTTAAAGCAGTTCAAAGCCCAGCTGAATCAGATACTGGCAGATGGGCAAAACAAAGACGCCCCCAGAATGCAGATGGTGACTTCTTTGTAG ATCATTCATGCATAGATTGCGACACTTTTCGCTGGATGGCACCG CAAGTCTTCACACGAGTCGGTGGGATGTCTGCAGTTTACAAACAGCCGACCTGCAAGGATGATCGATTAAAAGCTCTCCAG GCCTTGATTTCATGTCCAACAAACTCGATCCGTACAGAAGTGCCTCCTCCTGATATCCTAGAAGCTCAGAAGACATTTCCGATCCCAATAGATGAGAAGAAACTTCCA GGTGTTTATCACTGTGGGTATCATTCTTCTAAGTCATATGGAGCTTCTTCCTACTTGATCATTCATCCTGATGGAAATATACTTATAGATAG CCCCAAATTCACAGAGAGACTTGCACGTAAGATCGAGGAGCTAGGGGGAGTATGCTATATGTTTCTAACCCACAA GGATGATGTTGCAGATCATGGGAAGTGGTCAAAGCGGTTTTGTTGCGATCGGATTCTCCATTCTGGAGAT GTAGAAGCATGTACAGCTGATGTAGAAACGAAGCTAGACGGCAATGGCCCGTGGAGACTTGGACAAGATATTATGCTCATACATACTCCTGGCCATACAGAA GGTTCTGTTTGCTTGTTTTATATGCCACTTAAGATTCTATTCACTGGTGACCATCTACTGATGAGAGAATCCGGGTTGGACATAGTAGAGATGTACAATAGATATTCAG TTGGTACGCAACTGGATAGCGTTAAAAAGTTGTTAGATTTGGATTTCAATTGGATAATGCCAG GCCATGGTAGGAGAATTGAGTTCAAAGATATTGAGGAGAAGAATGCAATTCTTGAAGCTTTTGTTGAGGAAAA GGCTATTGAGCACCCAACTTTTTCAGCACTTACAAGACCATTGTGTGATCTGTATTCAACTTATTCCTCCCCTTCTAGTTGCAACGATAAAAGAAACTCAGGGTATATAGATGTTGTTGTAGTTCTGAATGCCGTGGGTCTTCTTTACTGGAGTAAATTGTTAATGCTTTTATTCCTTTGCATTATAATTGATTCCATGGTTTAG
- the LOC107929512 gene encoding UDP-glycosyltransferase 91C1 gives MDRTEKLHIAMFPWLAYGHTMPFLEVSKFLAQKGHRISYISTPKNISRLPKLPPHLSSNISFVEFSLPHVHGLPPGVESTSEVPIHKVPYLKRAYDKLRDPLTDFLKNSNVNWIIHDFAPYWLPGIAAPLGINLVFFSIFNASTSTFGGPPSALLGDHRKRLEDFTVVPEWIDYPCNNVAFTLYETVNYQQCVDDDVPDSHRIGRLIQGCQFVTMRTCFEFEWDAIKLLIKLYQKPVVPVGLLPPLLSLPSNEVNKWEAIKSWLDSKGEKSVLYIALGSEVNLSEESMHQLAFGVEKSNLPFIWVVRNRPVDEGQMNDIIPPGYEKRVSKRGLVLRDWVPQLRILAHSSGGGFLTHCGWSSIIEALKYGRALILFSGGNSGQGLNARLLHGKKVGLEIERNEVDGSFTSDLVAATIRRVMVEPEGEVFRANAQAMREIFCNEELNNNYLNEFTRFIEEFSPSACHC, from the coding sequence ATGGACAGAACAGAAAAGCTTCACATAGCTATGTTCCCATGGCTAGCTTATGGTCATACAATGCCGTTTCTCGAGGTTTCCAAATTCTTAGCTCAAAAGGGTCATCGAATATCCTATATTTCCACCCCTAAAAATATTAGTCGCCTCCCTAAACTTCCCCCACATCTGTCCTCTAACATAAGTTTCGTCGAGTTTTCCCTTCCCCATGTTCATGGCTTACCTCCAGGAGTTGAGTCCACTTCTGAGGTACCAATCCACAAAGTCCCTTACCTTAAAAGGGCATACGACAAGCTTCGAGACCCTTTAACTGACTTCCTCAAAAACTCAAACGTCAACTGGATAATCCATGATTTTGCACCTTACTGGTTACCTGGTATTGCAGCTCCATTAGGCATCAACTTGGTTTTCTTCAGCATATTCAATGCCAGCACGTCTACTTTCGGAGGTCCACCATCAGCTTTGCTCGGTGATCATCGAAAACGATTGGAAGATTTTACGGTCGTCCCTGAGTGGATAGATTATCCTTGCAACAATGTAGCTTTCACCCTCTATGAGACAGTGAACTACCAGCAGTGCGTGGACGACGATGTGCCTGATAGCCACCGGATAGGACGACTTATTCAAGGTTGCCAATTTGTAACCATGCGCACCTGCTTCGAGTTCGAATGGGACGCGATTAAATTGCTTATCAAGCTTTACCAGAAACCTGTGGTTCCGGTAGGCCTGTTGCCTCCGTTATTATCACTGCCATCAAATGAGGTTAACAAATGGGAAGCTATAAAAAGCTGGCTTGACAGTAAAGGAGAGAAATCAGTTCTCTATATTGCTCTTGGTAGTGAAGTGAATCTAAGTGAAGAGTCCATGCACCAATTGGCATTTGGGGTAGAGAAATCCAACTTGCCCTTCATTTGGGTGGTAAGGAACCGTCCAGTGGATGAAGGACAGATGAATGACATAATTCCTCCAGGGTACGAAAAACGAGTGTCTAAAAGGGGCTTAGTGTTGAGGGATTGGGTACCTCAGTTGCGGATATTAGCCCACTCTTCTGGTGGGGGTTTCTTGACTCACTGTGGTTGGAGTTCCATAATCGAGGCACTCAAGTACGGTCGAGCTTTGATCTTGTTTTCTGGGGGAAATTCGGGCCAAGGGTTGAACGCTAGGTTGTTGCATGGCAAGAAGGTTGGGTTAGAAATCGAGAGAAATGAAGTGGACGGTTCGTTTACAAGCGACTTGGTGGCTGCAACCATTAGGCGGGTGATGGTGGAACCAGAAGGTGAGGTGTTTAGGGCAAATGCGCAGGCAATGAGAGAGATTTTCTGTAATGAAGAGTTGAACAACAATTACTTGAATGAATTCACTCGGTTCATTGAAGAGTTTTCACCTTCAGCTTGCCATTGTTAG